Proteins co-encoded in one Sporosarcina sp. FSL K6-1522 genomic window:
- a CDS encoding YybS family protein — MQDNVRKITYGAMMLALFAILLAVTLYAPLIGNVTMFFIPLPIILYRLSYDRMSSLLVIAMGLMLSLLVGGILLVPFAFIYGLLGFVIGDTVKTGKTKLYTFMATGLTLLVTMMVMYVVAVFVFSFNAIEELFKSVQEMQGQVSAMMHKMGGVPDNYDELMASQITYYQNAVPSLFIISVFVLAFIYMALNLEVVRRLGRKVPKFPPFREMKLPMMTVFLYGIVLLMSLFVKMEPGTNFYLLVINATMILRFLFLLQGISLIHHYMYEMKLPKVVTVIATIFALMLSPITTILGILDSGVNIRAWIGRNKTK, encoded by the coding sequence ATGCAAGACAACGTAAGGAAAATAACTTATGGAGCGATGATGCTTGCACTTTTTGCAATATTGCTTGCTGTCACGCTTTACGCACCTCTTATTGGAAATGTAACGATGTTTTTCATCCCACTGCCGATTATTCTTTATAGGCTGAGTTATGATCGTATGTCATCGCTACTTGTAATTGCGATGGGGCTTATGCTGTCGTTACTTGTCGGAGGGATTTTACTTGTTCCATTTGCCTTTATCTACGGACTTCTTGGCTTTGTGATCGGTGACACGGTGAAGACGGGTAAAACGAAGTTGTATACATTTATGGCAACTGGACTAACATTACTGGTAACGATGATGGTTATGTATGTCGTGGCGGTTTTTGTCTTTAGTTTTAATGCAATTGAAGAATTGTTTAAAAGTGTGCAGGAAATGCAAGGACAAGTGTCAGCTATGATGCATAAGATGGGTGGTGTTCCGGATAACTATGATGAGTTGATGGCGTCACAAATTACGTATTACCAAAATGCAGTTCCATCTTTATTTATCATCAGCGTTTTCGTATTGGCGTTCATTTACATGGCGCTAAATCTTGAAGTGGTACGCCGACTCGGACGTAAGGTTCCTAAGTTTCCACCTTTCCGAGAGATGAAACTACCGATGATGACCGTATTTTTGTACGGAATTGTGCTCCTGATGTCTCTTTTCGTAAAAATGGAGCCAGGTACTAATTTTTACTTGCTAGTCATCAATGCAACAATGATTTTACGTTTTTTATTTTTATTACAGGGAATTTCGCTTATTCATCACTATATGTATGAAATGAAATTACCAAAAGTAGTAACCGTTATTGCCACGATTTTTGCACTCATGTTGAGTCCAATTACTACGATACTCGGGATATTAGATTCGGGAGTTAATATCCGCGCCTGGATCGGCAGAAACAAGACCAAATAA